AAGGACTTGAAGCAGGTGTTTACCCTGCACTGGTTAGAAAGGGCACTCAGCTTGCAGATGTCTCAGGAGCATTTAATGCAATTTATGTTGTCGGGGATGCGGTTGGTCCAACAATGCTATACGGCATGGGTGCGGGTATGATGCCAACAGCCAGCGCAGTAGTTAGCGATATAATACAAGTGGCAAAACACCTTAGTCTTGGAAACAATCACCCCTCAGCTCCGAGACCTTACGGAAGCAATGGAGGCAGTGAGCTTATAAAAATGAGCGAGACTAGCTCAAAATACTATCTAAGATTCCAAGCTGCAGACATTCCTGGAATACTCGGCAATATTACAAGCTGTCTTGGCAAAAACAATATAAGCATAGAGTCCGTTATTCAAAAAAGCAGACACCTCGGAGGTGGCGATGTGCCGGTTGTTATTATGACGCACGAAGCTCAAGAAAAAGATCTTCTCAGCGCACTTAAACAAATCGGAAGATTTAAAGCCATAACCGGAAAAACCAGTATTATAAGAATAGAAGAGCTTTAGGTAGAGTTTAATGGCAGAGAAATCTGGCTCAAAAAAAAGGGTTGATTATAAAGAAATATTCGATGCATTCCCTGAAAGCATAATTATTCTCGACAGCAAATTAACAGTATTGGATATGAACGACAATGCTGAAACCACTTTTAGAATTTCAAGAAAAAAAGTGCGTGGAAAGAGCTCACAAAAGTTCATTCCTGTAGAGCTTGAGGAGCTGGCAAATAGAGCTTTATTAGAAGAAAGGGCAATATTTGGAGATGAAATAAACCCAAGCCTAAGAGGCGGTGAGAAAATTTCGATCCAAGCAATAGCGTCTCCTATTTTTAGTGAAAAAGGTAATATAAGCGGTGTAATATTGCAGATAAAAGACATGGCAGCAACAAAATTTCTCAGCAGAAAAAGTATTCAGGAAATATCTACTTCTAGGTTTGAAACCCTTATGCTTGGACTGGCTCACGAACTAAAAAATCCTCTTAGCGGAATAAGAGGAGCGGCACAGCTACTAGCGCAGGAAACAGAAAGTGAAGAGACAGTAAAATGTGCTGAGATTATTACAAAAGAAGCAGATAGATTAAGATCGCTTCTGGATTCACTTAAGCAACTTGAACCTTTTGCAGAGGAAGTTCTAGAGCCCATCGACATACACGATATTTTAATGGAAATTGCATACCTTGAGTCAATGTCGGAAAAGCACAATAAGATACAATATAAACAAAACTATGATATTACTCTTCCGCCTATAAGCTGTGATAGGAACTCACTTAAACAAGTTTTTTTAAATCTAATAAAAAACGCCTCACAAGCGGTTGGAGAAAAAGGAAAAGTAGAAGTTACCACCAGATGGATAACTGAGCACAAGTTAAAAGGACAAAGGGCAATTTCAGTAGATATCAAAGATAATGGGGAGGGTATTGAGCCCGATTCTCTGGAAAAAATCTTTAGTCCCTTTTATACTACTAAAAAGGAAGGATCTGGATTGGGGCTCTTTCTTGCATATCAAATAATTGCAAAACACGGAGGAGCAATACTGGTTGAAAGCGAGGTCGGCAAAGGCACTACTTTTAAGGTATACCTGCCTGTTAGAGGCAAGTAATATGGACCTATTTGAGACACTATGAAAAAAAGAATCTTAGTTGTAGACGATGAAGAAAGTATAAGATGGGTATTGGGC
This window of the Thermodesulfobacteriota bacterium genome carries:
- a CDS encoding ACT domain-containing protein, whose product is GLEAGVYPALVRKGTQLADVSGAFNAIYVVGDAVGPTMLYGMGAGMMPTASAVVSDIIQVAKHLSLGNNHPSAPRPYGSNGGSELIKMSETSSKYYLRFQAADIPGILGNITSCLGKNNISIESVIQKSRHLGGGDVPVVIMTHEAQEKDLLSALKQIGRFKAITGKTSIIRIEEL
- a CDS encoding ATP-binding protein → MAEKSGSKKRVDYKEIFDAFPESIIILDSKLTVLDMNDNAETTFRISRKKVRGKSSQKFIPVELEELANRALLEERAIFGDEINPSLRGGEKISIQAIASPIFSEKGNISGVILQIKDMAATKFLSRKSIQEISTSRFETLMLGLAHELKNPLSGIRGAAQLLAQETESEETVKCAEIITKEADRLRSLLDSLKQLEPFAEEVLEPIDIHDILMEIAYLESMSEKHNKIQYKQNYDITLPPISCDRNSLKQVFLNLIKNASQAVGEKGKVEVTTRWITEHKLKGQRAISVDIKDNGEGIEPDSLEKIFSPFYTTKKEGSGLGLFLAYQIIAKHGGAILVESEVGKGTTFKVYLPVRGK